A stretch of the Equus caballus isolate H_3958 breed thoroughbred chromosome X, TB-T2T, whole genome shotgun sequence genome encodes the following:
- the LOC138921713 gene encoding mitotic apparatus protein p62-like, translating to MGKWTFVDPRKPRLPSHRHRVFLRLPSPPLPRRPCCRQASAAIVSLVAAIFATVIKPPNRFSPVEAEWCISPAMSAVEKGSPDLGGQNRGRGGVGQDPGSNKPAESGAGVARAAYPRDFQAIVLAHVEEQVWLEIPEVIIENWDLRQVEEEGVPGEEEAVGEEEDEQEEGEAEEGGEEDKEEEQEESDEQERENHVDKEEEEDESVSFFAKEVAEYKYGNSEEEAQEAGGEEEDEREEPEEGLEMDMDCAEGSPGESSPKA from the exons ATGGGGAAGTGGACCTTTGTTGACCCTCGTAAGCCCCGCCTCCCGTCACACCGTCATAGAGTGTTTCTCCGCCTGCCGTCCCCACCGCTTCCCAGAAGGCCTTGCTGCCGCCAGGCTTCGGCAGCCATAGTTAGCTTGGTGGCTGCCATCTTTGCCACCGTTATCAAGCCGCCAAATCGCTTTTCCCCAGTTGAGGCTGAGTGGTGCATCTCTCCCGCCATGTCTGCCGTAGAGAAGGGAAGCCCAGACCTTGGTGGCCAGAACAGAGGCCGTGGTGGGGTGGGCCAGGACCCCGGATCCAACAAGCCTGCGGAGTCGGGGGCCGGAGTCGCGAGGGCCGCATACCCTAGGGACTTCCAGGCAATAGTGCTAGCCCATGTGGAGGAACAGGTTTGGCTGGAGATCCCCGAAGTCATCATCGAGAACTGGGATCTACGGCAGGTAGAAGAGGAGGGGgtgccaggagaggaggaggcagttggggaggaggaggacgagcaggaggagggagaggcagaggaagggggtgaggaggacaaagaagaggagcaggaagaaagcGACGAGCAAGAGCGTGAGAATCATGTggacaaagaggaagaggaggatg AGTCCGTATCATTCTTCGCTAAAGAAGTGGCTGAATATAAGTATGGCAACTCTGAGGAGGAGGCCCAGGAAGcgggaggtgaggaagaggatGAACGTGAAGAACCAGAAGAAGGACTCGAAATGGACATGGACTGCGCAGAGGGCAGCCCCGGAGAATCCAG TCCGAAGGCGTAG